A window from Spirochaetales bacterium encodes these proteins:
- a CDS encoding PilZ domain-containing protein — MVIYQGEEELLLKEDRSFPRVKLDVILSSVKNQQIQTENVSQNGICIITAEPYSNGKYLSRMLMLPGGEEINVLGKVVWCNRFNNYYKSGVEFISINSNDREKLRKYIKKMIKKEKGVVCR, encoded by the coding sequence ATGGTTATATATCAAGGAGAGGAGGAATTACTATTGAAAGAAGATAGAAGTTTTCCGCGTGTAAAACTGGATGTCATTCTTTCAAGCGTAAAAAATCAACAAATCCAGACCGAAAATGTGAGTCAAAACGGTATTTGTATCATCACTGCGGAACCGTACAGCAACGGGAAGTATTTGAGCAGGATGTTGATGCTTCCCGGCGGCGAAGAGATCAATGTTCTGGGAAAGGTAGTGTGGTGCAACCGGTTCAACAATTATTACAAAAGCGGGGTTGAGTTTATCAGCATCAACAGTAATGATCGTGAAAAATTAAGAAAATATATCAAGAAGATGATAAAGAAGGAGAAAGGAGTAGTCTGCCGCTAA
- a CDS encoding sugar ABC transporter permease, with protein sequence MKKKQTIRVPRLLARLSLNQQHLAPYLFLSPFVLLYLIFGFFPNIFAFFLSLQKWSGMGPMEFVGLRNFGQLLFEDKFFWQSLYNTGWLLLFGSFTQHIIAIPLAIILNNKTLKGRDFFKTAYFLPFITSAVSVAIIFNYVFGNNFGLLNYVFEAIGLPRIDWLGNKEYIKPSIAIMVNWRYIGWNTVIYLAGLQAIPEELYESVEIDGANTLQKHIYITLPLLIPIIFFAVTLSIIGGMQLFDDPYMLTGGYLNMGGTGSAGLTSAFYIMWLLQRAQRYGKGSAITLLVFLIIIAMTVVNRLVTGRLQEDETVKNIK encoded by the coding sequence ATGAAAAAAAAACAAACCATTCGTGTGCCGAGATTGCTTGCCAGATTGAGTCTCAATCAGCAGCACCTTGCGCCGTATCTTTTTTTATCCCCCTTCGTCCTTCTTTACCTGATATTCGGATTCTTCCCGAATATTTTCGCGTTTTTCCTTTCCCTTCAAAAATGGAGCGGCATGGGACCGATGGAGTTTGTCGGACTCAGGAATTTCGGACAGCTTCTCTTTGAAGACAAATTTTTCTGGCAATCCCTCTATAATACAGGGTGGCTGCTTCTTTTCGGTTCGTTTACACAGCACATAATCGCGATTCCCCTGGCGATTATCCTCAACAACAAGACGCTCAAGGGAAGGGATTTTTTTAAAACGGCCTATTTCCTCCCCTTTATAACAAGCGCCGTTTCCGTCGCCATTATCTTCAATTACGTTTTCGGAAACAATTTCGGCCTTCTCAACTATGTTTTCGAGGCGATCGGGTTACCGCGAATCGACTGGCTGGGGAACAAGGAGTATATAAAGCCCTCGATAGCGATCATGGTAAACTGGCGGTATATCGGGTGGAATACGGTCATTTACCTTGCCGGACTTCAGGCGATTCCGGAAGAGTTGTATGAATCTGTCGAGATAGACGGGGCGAACACCCTTCAGAAACATATATACATCACACTCCCGCTGCTTATACCGATTATTTTCTTTGCAGTCACGCTGAGTATTATTGGGGGGATGCAGCTTTTCGACGATCCGTACATGCTCACCGGCGGATACCTCAACATGGGGGGAACGGGAAGCGCGGGACTTACATCGGCATTCTACATCATGTGGCTCCTCCAGCGGGCCCAGCGATACGGGAAGGGAAGCGCCATCACCCTCCTCGTCTTTCTCATCATTATTGCCATGACGGTCGTCAACAGGTTAGTCACGGGCAGGCTGCAGGAAGATGAGACGGTAAAAAATATAAAATAG
- a CDS encoding carbohydrate ABC transporter permease, whose protein sequence is MKNMLLRKTGFYIRRTILYIFLTLLLVIFAFPFYDVFILATRDLKTIFSIPPPFTPGDKLLVNWGILFEQIPFALNFFHSVIIAVLQTSTVIFFCTMGGFALAKYNFKGKSFFFSFILLTLMIPPLLGIIPAYRLMLWFGWLNTYWPMFIPGMANAFGIFLMTQFITTTVPSDLMDAARIDGLNEFWILLKIGFPLSMPGIAVLGTITFVGSWNNFLWALLMLTKEEMRTIPPALSAFQLKAEIAGQGYGAKMLGNALAIIPLLLVFILFSKKIISNFLAGSLKG, encoded by the coding sequence ATGAAGAACATGTTATTGAGGAAAACAGGATTTTACATACGAAGGACCATTTTATACATCTTTCTCACGCTGCTTCTCGTCATTTTCGCATTTCCCTTTTATGATGTTTTTATTCTCGCGACCAGGGACCTCAAAACCATATTCAGTATCCCGCCCCCATTCACTCCCGGTGACAAACTTCTCGTCAACTGGGGTATCCTTTTCGAACAGATACCCTTTGCCCTCAATTTTTTCCATAGTGTCATTATCGCCGTATTGCAGACATCGACGGTTATATTTTTCTGTACGATGGGCGGATTCGCCCTGGCAAAATATAATTTCAAGGGAAAGTCGTTTTTCTTTTCCTTTATATTGCTTACCCTTATGATTCCCCCACTCCTCGGAATTATTCCTGCATACAGACTCATGCTCTGGTTCGGGTGGCTCAACACCTACTGGCCAATGTTCATTCCGGGCATGGCGAACGCCTTCGGCATTTTCCTCATGACACAGTTCATCACGACAACGGTACCGTCGGACCTGATGGACGCGGCCCGGATCGACGGCCTGAACGAGTTCTGGATTCTCCTGAAAATAGGGTTCCCCCTTTCGATGCCGGGTATCGCGGTTCTGGGAACGATAACCTTTGTCGGCTCATGGAACAATTTTCTCTGGGCCCTTCTCATGCTGACAAAAGAAGAAATGAGAACGATACCGCCCGCACTCTCCGCGTTTCAGTTGAAAGCGGAAATCGCGGGTCAGGGCTACGGGGCCAAAATGCTCGGAAACGCGCTGGCGATTATCCCGCTTCTGCTTGTCTTCATTCTTTTCTCGAAAAAAATCATCTCCAATTTTCTCGCGGGAAGCCTGAAAGGATAG
- a CDS encoding response regulator, with the protein MNKGNLVIFLPVILIFLAFSGCDSGIGEDIEAQRGVLDLQNIDFNMDSPVSLKGEWEFYWNRLLSPGDFTGGERPQMTGYFHGPGFWNEQKDIKKIYPVFGCATFRMRVDHKAGIGLIGIYVKEIDTAYRLYIDDILLIQSGTIGTTAETHKPDILPRAEYFTPQRSGFTIILQISNFSDRHGGFTPIVMGRKIQIEQLRSRNLAMEMILFGSFLIMGLYHLALFFLRKKEKGPLFFGLFCLSLSLRTILMGERFLYTMFPGLYHFLLATEFLTVPAAAVCFSLYFHSLYPYTWYRYLNYVFMGISGLFSFSVVLLPVHVYSEIMPFYQLCIIAVGMAIIAGLLIGIAKKHKGALIFLIGFLIFFATAVNDILYYFNILKIGYFLSVGLFIFIFFQSVLLSLRFLEALTSVERLSEKLVSLDKLKDAFLANTSHELRTPLYGIIGLAESLYEGTSGKLNDTQARTISLIISSGRRLANLVNDILDFSKMKKKELVIQKKPVDLREVCDVVFVFSRPMVAQKDISLENNIPKDFPFVYGDETRLQQIMHNLIGNSIKFTESGRITVSAEQRGSEAFITVTDTGIGIPPDKLDRIFESFEQVDTSLSRPYGGTGIGLSITKQLIELQGGAITVDSVVGRGSSFTFSIPISKVQQREEDEIKASRFVDMSEYEGDLIPVEDTETLVLTAKAIKVLIVDDEQVNHEVIKTQLDPDQFELVHVLSGKDALKRLQEDTFDIVLLDVMMPGMSGYLVCKKIREKFEKHQLPIIIFTVKNLVSDLVEGLSAGANDYISKPVHKSELIARIKTHVQLAKINIAYSRFVPNGFLRLLGRDSIVEVERGDQIQRDMTIMFCDIRSFMSLSESMSPKQNFNFLNSYFEKMGPSIRKYNGYIDKYIGDGIMAIFPGNPEDALKAALEMKKMVATYNTFRVKSKYSPIQIGIGIHNGPIMLGTIGDEYRIEGTVISDSVNVAARLEALTKAYGGSIIISSSIFFSLQDPSIYFYRFLGHVQVKGKRDSVPIYEIFDNSESGQIKQKTKDFFEKGLLAYLSRDFVLAEKYFDSVLDIDSYDRAARLYRDRAREYAETGVPEDWEGQEKIDIK; encoded by the coding sequence ATGAATAAGGGGAATCTCGTCATATTTCTTCCCGTAATCCTCATATTCCTTGCGTTTTCCGGATGCGATTCCGGTATCGGGGAAGATATTGAAGCGCAACGGGGGGTCCTTGACCTTCAAAATATCGATTTCAATATGGACAGCCCCGTATCGCTGAAAGGAGAATGGGAGTTCTACTGGAACCGACTGCTTTCACCCGGAGATTTTACCGGAGGAGAAAGACCGCAGATGACCGGCTATTTCCATGGCCCGGGATTCTGGAACGAACAGAAAGATATAAAAAAAATCTATCCGGTATTCGGTTGCGCGACATTCAGAATGAGGGTCGATCACAAAGCCGGTATCGGACTCATCGGAATATACGTCAAGGAGATCGATACCGCCTACCGCCTTTATATCGACGATATACTTCTGATCCAGAGCGGAACGATCGGTACCACGGCGGAAACACACAAACCGGATATTCTTCCGCGGGCCGAATATTTTACGCCGCAGCGCAGCGGGTTTACCATTATTCTTCAAATCAGCAATTTCAGCGACAGGCACGGCGGTTTTACACCGATTGTCATGGGACGGAAAATACAGATCGAACAGCTGCGTTCCCGTAATCTTGCCATGGAAATGATTCTTTTCGGGAGTTTTCTCATTATGGGGCTGTATCATCTTGCCCTCTTTTTTCTGAGAAAAAAGGAAAAGGGGCCCCTCTTTTTCGGGCTTTTCTGCCTGTCCTTGAGTCTGAGAACCATTTTAATGGGCGAACGGTTTCTTTATACCATGTTTCCCGGTTTGTACCATTTCCTGCTGGCCACAGAATTCCTCACCGTGCCGGCTGCCGCCGTCTGCTTTTCTCTCTATTTTCACTCCCTCTATCCGTATACATGGTACAGGTACCTGAACTATGTCTTCATGGGAATAAGCGGCCTCTTCAGTTTTTCGGTCGTACTGCTTCCGGTTCACGTGTATTCGGAAATCATGCCGTTCTATCAGCTCTGCATCATCGCGGTGGGAATGGCGATTATCGCGGGGCTCCTCATCGGTATCGCAAAAAAACACAAAGGTGCGTTGATTTTTCTCATCGGATTTCTCATTTTCTTCGCGACGGCGGTCAATGATATCCTCTATTATTTCAATATTCTGAAAATCGGTTACTTTCTTTCCGTAGGTCTGTTTATATTCATTTTCTTCCAGTCGGTGCTTCTCTCGCTTCGTTTCCTCGAAGCCCTGACATCGGTCGAACGGCTTTCGGAAAAACTCGTTTCTCTTGACAAACTCAAGGACGCCTTCCTCGCGAACACCAGCCACGAGCTTCGCACCCCCCTCTACGGGATAATCGGACTGGCCGAATCGCTTTATGAAGGGACAAGCGGAAAACTTAATGACACACAGGCAAGGACCATATCACTGATCATATCGAGCGGCAGGAGACTCGCCAATCTGGTGAACGATATTCTCGATTTCTCGAAAATGAAAAAGAAAGAACTGGTGATTCAGAAAAAACCGGTCGATCTGCGGGAGGTATGCGACGTGGTATTCGTGTTTTCGCGGCCAATGGTCGCGCAGAAGGATATTTCGCTTGAAAACAATATCCCGAAGGATTTCCCTTTTGTTTATGGCGACGAAACGCGGCTGCAGCAGATAATGCACAACCTGATCGGTAATTCGATCAAATTCACGGAATCGGGCAGGATCACCGTTTCCGCTGAACAAAGAGGTTCGGAAGCCTTTATTACCGTCACCGATACGGGTATCGGGATTCCGCCGGACAAGCTCGACCGTATATTCGAATCATTCGAACAGGTCGACACGAGCCTCTCGCGGCCGTACGGAGGAACGGGCATCGGCCTTTCGATTACAAAACAGCTCATCGAACTCCAGGGCGGCGCGATAACCGTCGATTCCGTCGTGGGGAGGGGTTCTTCGTTTACCTTTTCCATTCCCATAAGCAAGGTCCAGCAACGGGAGGAGGATGAGATAAAGGCCTCCCGGTTCGTCGATATGAGCGAATACGAGGGCGACCTGATTCCGGTCGAAGATACCGAAACCCTCGTTCTTACGGCAAAAGCGATAAAGGTCCTCATCGTCGACGACGAACAGGTGAACCATGAGGTCATCAAGACCCAGCTCGATCCGGATCAGTTCGAACTCGTCCATGTCTTGAGCGGAAAAGACGCCCTCAAGCGGCTTCAGGAAGACACCTTCGATATTGTTCTCCTCGATGTCATGATGCCCGGAATGTCGGGGTATCTCGTCTGCAAAAAGATCAGGGAGAAATTCGAAAAACATCAGCTGCCGATTATCATTTTTACGGTGAAAAACCTCGTATCGGACCTCGTCGAGGGTCTGTCCGCCGGGGCCAACGACTACATCTCGAAGCCGGTTCACAAATCGGAATTGATCGCGCGGATAAAAACCCACGTCCAGCTCGCCAAGATCAATATCGCCTACAGCAGGTTCGTTCCGAACGGGTTTCTTCGCCTTCTCGGCCGTGATTCGATCGTCGAGGTGGAACGTGGCGACCAGATCCAGCGAGATATGACGATCATGTTCTGCGATATACGCTCGTTTATGTCGCTTTCCGAAAGCATGTCGCCGAAACAGAATTTCAATTTTCTCAACTCCTATTTCGAGAAAATGGGCCCGTCGATACGAAAATACAACGGCTACATCGACAAGTACATCGGGGACGGGATCATGGCGATTTTTCCCGGCAATCCCGAAGACGCCCTGAAGGCGGCGCTCGAAATGAAAAAGATGGTCGCCACGTACAACACATTCCGCGTCAAATCGAAATATTCGCCGATCCAGATCGGCATCGGGATTCATAACGGTCCGATCATGCTCGGCACAATCGGCGACGAATACCGGATCGAAGGCACGGTTATCTCGGACTCGGTCAATGTCGCCGCGCGCCTCGAGGCCCTGACAAAGGCGTACGGCGGTTCGATCATCATCAGTTCATCGATCTTTTTTTCACTCCAGGACCCGAGCATTTATTTTTACCGCTTCCTGGGGCATGTGCAGGTAAAGGGGAAGCGCGATTCGGTTCCCATCTATGAAATCTTCGATAACAGCGAAAGCGGGCAGATCAAACAGAAAACCAAGGATTTCTTTGAAAAAGGCCTTCTCGCCTATTTGAGCAGGGACTTCGTCCTCGCGGAGAAATATTTCGATTCCGTTCTCGACATCGATTCATACGACAGGGCGGCCCGGTTGTACCGGGACCGCGCGAGAGAATACGCCGAAACGGGGGTGCCGGAGGATTGGGAAGGCCAGGAAAAAATCGACATAAAATAG